Proteins found in one Channa argus isolate prfri chromosome 7, Channa argus male v1.0, whole genome shotgun sequence genomic segment:
- the nod1 gene encoding nucleotide-binding oligomerization domain-containing protein 1, translating into MGRIEEEKLSFLNILTYHREQLVSKLRSIQCVLDNLLACGFLCEEDVEIVQRTVTKTDQVRKILELVQCKGEEACEYLIFIIYKVCDAYIDLQPWLKEINYNPRNDITVMKVVNTDPISRYCEKMRCEMSRDTSFIMSYGQQEETRLEDLYTDTLMELLNDCNESLGFMENLDQLLGDHAVFNPEGETIYVIGDAGVGKSILLQKLQNLWSKKELQTDAIFFFKFRCRMFSMFSKDTEQISLRDLLFKYNCYPDHDPDNEVFDYILRFPEKVIFTFDGYDELQEDLDLINVPEVVSPEDKAHPLQLLIGLLCGKLLKGSTKVLTARTGIEIQSNFIKKKVVLRGFSPYHMKTYIHLHFKEQEHRDIVSIQLDASPHLSGLCSTPLFCWIVLKSFRHLHSMHDSFQLPETCITLTDIFLLLSEVFLSRTALPAPSLLKKRTRCASETFKSGLRPLSAFSKLALQGMEKGRLICSQEEIAACGLTEEDLPLGFLRPVSEYGSTEAPANFEFLHTMLQSFLAAFALVLDEQAPVNSILRFFAECSRKKEHFCLLFDSCTRGASKPSENKPFATNEHLQFTNLFLCGLLSKALRGFMENVVSPALLKKKRYLLKSYLSSSVKSHLHGLPHHSVTEGKKVHVLPNFLWMLRCIFETGSKEIAQMTAKGITASFIKLGYCNVYSGDCTALNFVLQHRQKLLGLDMDNNNISDYGVKQLQPSFCKMTVVRLCVNHLSDSSIEVLAEELCKHKVVEVLGLYNNHITDVGAKLVAQIIEECPKLRVVKIGKNKLTGVGGKYLASAIKKSTSIFDVGMWGNSIGDEGAEAFAEALRHHPSLTNLSLSANGITSKGGQLLAEALKENSVLRIFWLVQNEISDDAAPQLAEYVKANTGLTHLWLISNQFTVQGIQQLAEALTHNTSLKEICVKGNQLSEEEEKQFVAEKRLQFH; encoded by the exons ATGGGTCGAATAGAAGAGGAGAAGTTGTCCTTCCTTAACATCCTCACCTACCACAGAGAGCAGCTGGTGTCTAAGCTGAGGAGCATTCAGTGTGTCCTGGACAACCTGTTGGCTTGTGGCTTCCTTTGTGAAGAAGATGTTGAGATTGTGCAGCGAACTGTTACCAAGACCGATCAG GTGCGAAAAATCTTGGAGCTAGTGCAATGCAAAGGGGAGGAGGCCTGTGAatacttaatttttattatatataaagtATGTGATGCATACATAGACCTCCAGCCATGGCTGAAAGAAATCAACTACAACCCAAGGAACGATATAACAGTGATGAAAGTGGTTAACACAGATCCCA tCAGCAGGTACTGTGAAAAGATGCGTTGTGAGATGAGTCGAGACACCAGCTTCATCATGTCATACGGACAGCAAGAGGAGACCCGTCTGGAGGACCTCTACACTGACACTCTAATGGAACTGTTGAATGATTGCAATGAAAGTCTGGGCTTCATGGAGAATCTGGACCAGCTGCTTGGCGACCATGCTGTCTTCAACCCTGAAGGTGAAACCATTTATGTGATTGGGGATGCTGGCGTAGGAAAATCCATCCTCCTGCAGAAGCTCCAGAATCTTTGGTCCAAGAAAGAGCTGCAGACGGATGCCATCTTCTTCTTTAAGTTCCGCTGTAGGATGTTCAGCATGTTCAGCAAAGACACAGAGCAGATCTCCCTCAGAGaccttttgtttaaatacaacTGTTATCCAGACCATGATCCAGATAATGAGGTGTTTGATTACATTCTGCGCTTCCCTGAGAAGGTTATCTTCACGTTCGATGGCTACGATGAGCTTCAGGAGGATCTAGACTTGATCAATGTCCCTGAAGTGGTGTCCCCCGAAGACAAAGCACACCCCCTCCAGCTGCTCATCGGCTTGCTCTGCGGGAAACTACTCAAGGGCTCCACGAAAGTGCTGACGGCCCGGACCGGGATTGAAATCCAGAGTAACTTCATCAAAAAGAAGGTGGTTCTACGAGGGTTCTCCCCATATCACATGAAGACTTACATCCATCTACACTTTAAGGAGCAGGAGCACAGGGACATAGTGTCCATCCAGCTGGATGCTAGCCCCCACCTCTCTGGCTTATGCTCCACCCCACTGTTCTGCTGGATAGTATTGAAGAGCTTTAGACACCTTCACTCCATGCACGACAGTTTTCAGTTGCCTGAAACCTGCATAACACTCACAGACATCTTCCTCCTGCTGTCCGAGGTCTTCCTCAGCCGCACAGCCTTACCTGCCCCATCTCTGCTGAAGAAAAGAACCCGGTGTGCCTCAGAGACATTTAAATCAGGGCTAAGGCCGCTCTCTGCATTTTCCAAGCTGGCACTTCAGGGTATGGAAAAAGGTAGATTAATATGCAGCCAGGAGGAGATTGCTGCATGTGGCCTTACAGAGGAAGACCTGCCCCTGGGCTTTCTTAGACCTGTCAGTGAGTATGGTTCCACGGAAGCCCCTGCTAACTTTGAATTCCTCCACACCATGCTTCAATCATTCTTAGCAGCGTTTGCTCTCGTCCTGGATGAGCAAGCGCCTGTGAACTCCATTCTCAGGTTCTTTGCAGAGTGCAGcagaaaaaaggaacatttctgTCTGTTATTTGACTCCTGTACCAGAGGCGCTTCAAAACCCAGCGAAAACAAGCCTTTTGCAACTAATGAGCACCTTCAGTTCACTAACCTATTCCTGTGCGGACTGCTGTCTAAGGCTCTTAGGGGCTTCATGGAGAATGTGGTGTCTCCTGCATTGCTGAAGAAAAAACGTTACTTACTAAAATCTTACCTGTCCAGTAGTGTCAAGTCCCATCTTCATGGTTTACCACACCACAGTGTTACAGAAGGCAAGAAAGTCCATGTTTTGCCCAACTTCCTGTGGATGCTGAGGTGCATCTTTGAGACGGGCAGCAAAGAAATTGCTCAGATGACAGCAAAAGGCATCACAGCCAGCTTCATCAAGTTGGGTTACTGCAACGTGTACTCGGGTGATTGCACCGCTCTGAACTTTGTGCTACAGCATCGTCAGAAGCTCCTGGGGCTCGACATGGATAACAACAACATCAGTGACTATGGGGTGAAACAGCTACAGCCTTCGTTCTGTAAGATGACAGTAGTGAG ATTGTGTGTCAATCACCTGTCAGACAGCAGCATTGAGGTGCTTGCAGAGGAGCTGTGTAAACACAAAGTCGTGGAGGTTTTGGG GCTTTACAACAATCACATCACAGATGTCGGAGCCAAGCTCGTGGCTCAGATTATTGAGGAGTGTCCAAAGCTGCGAGTCGTCAA GATTggtaaaaacaaactgactgGCGTTGGTGGAAAGTATTTGGCCAGTGCAATCAAGAAGAgcacttcaatatttgatgtgGG aatgtGGGGGAATAGTATTGGTGATGAAGGAGCAGAAGCGTTTGCAGAAGCTCTGAGGCACCACCCCAGCCTCACCAACCTTAG TCTCTCAGCCAATGGCATCACATCAAAAGGTGGCCAGCTGCTGGCAGAAGCACTGAAAGAGAACAGCGTCCTCAGGATATTTTG GCTGGTGCAGAACGAGATAAGTGATGATGCAGCTCCACAGTTGGCCGAGTACGTTAAAGCAAATACAGGTTTAACCCACCTATG GTTAATCAGTAACCAGTTCACCGTGCAAGGAATACAACAGCTGGCAGAGGCCCTTACTCATAACACAAGTCTTAAAGAGATATG